The Paraconexibacter algicola genome includes the window GTCCATCCGGTAGCCGACCCCGCGCAGCGTCGTGATCGGCGGCGCGCCCGGGGGCAGCTTGCGGCGCAGGCCCGCCACGTGCACGTCCAGGGTCTTTCCGGTCCCGAACCAGCCGGTGCCCCAGACCTCGTCGAACAGCTCCTCGCGCCCGGCGACCGACCCTGCGCGGCGCGCGAGCGCGAACAGCAGGTCGAACTCGCGCCGCGTGAGATCGAGCTCGACGTCGTCCACCCGCGCCGTGCGCGCGGCGGGATCGACCTGCAGCGCCGCGACCGTCACCGCCTCCTGCGGGCGTCGCGTGCCCGCGTCGCCCGCGCTGCGGCGCAGCACCGCACGGATCCGCGCGACGAGCTCGTCGCTGCTGAACGGCTTCACCACGTAGTCGTCGGCGCCGAGCTCGAGCCCGACGATGCGGTCGATCTCCGCGCCGCGCGCGGTCAGCATGATCACCGGGGTCTCGCTCGTGCGCCGCAGGTGCCGGCAGACGTCGCGGCCGTCGCCGTCGGGCAGCCCGAGGTCCAGGAGGACGAGATCGAAGCTCCGGCGGTCGATCAGGGCCGTCGCCTCGCGGACCGAGCGGGCGCTCGTCGGCTCGAAGCCCGCACGCGCGAGGGCGCGCAGCAGCGGCTGGAGGATCGAGTCCTCGTCCTCGACCACGAGCAGGCTCTGGGCTCCGGGCATGGGGAGGTTCTACCGGGTTCCGGGGCGCGTTACCCGGCGCTTACCCGGTGCTCGCCGGCGGCTGACCGGCGCTCCCGCACAGTACGGAGCATGATCACCCGCCCCAAGCTCATCGTCACCTCCGTCACCGTCGCTGCGCTCGGCGGCCTCGGCGCCATCGCGCTCGCCTCCCAGCCCGACGCGGCGGACCCCGCCGTCACCGCGGCGCCCGCCGCCGCCGTCACCGCCGCCCCGGTGGCGACGCCCGAGCCGGTCGTGGAGGTGCGGACCGAGACCGTGCGCCGCACCGAGACGGTCCCCGCCACCTCGCCCTCGCGCGGGAGCTCGTCCTCGTCCTCCTCGCGGCCCGCGCCCGTCGCGGCGGCGCCCGCGGCGAGCGCCGCGACCGCGCCCGTGCGCGTCGCCCGCGGCGACGACGACCGCTCCGACGACCACGGCGGCGAGCGCGAGCGCGACGACCGCTCCGAGGCCGGTGACGACCGCGGCGGTGACGACGACCGCTACGAGGCCGGTGACGACCGCGGCGGTGACGACGACCGCTACGAGTCCGACGACGACCGCGGCGACGACCACGGCGGCGAGCGCGAGGACGACGGCGAGGATGACTGAGCGCCGCGAACCCGTCCGCTGGCGCGCCCGCGCCACCCAGACGCTCGGCACGTCGGTGGCGTGCACGGTCGCGGCCGGCGGCTTCCTCGCCGTGCAGGCCGCGACCGGCAACGATCCGGCGCTGCAGCAGATCGCGGCCCGGGAGCACGCCGCCCGGGTCGCCACCCAGACCGCGGCCCGTGACTGGGCGCAGGCCAACGCCCGCGCCCAGGCGGCCGCGGCCACCCCGCGACGGATCGTCGTGATCCGCAAGGTCCTCGTCACGCGGCGCGTCGTCGCCGGCGCAGGCGGGGGAGGGGCCGCCGCCCCGGTCGTCCGCACCGCCGCGCCGGTCGCGGTCGCCCCCGCAGCGCCCGCGGCACCGGTCGCCGCCGCCCCGGCCCCGGCGCCCGTCCCGGTCGCGCCGCCGCCGCCCGTCGTCAGCCAGGGGTCGTGAGCGACGTGTGGGAGTCGCTCACCGTCCCGACCATGGGCACGCGGCTGACGCTCGTCGGCGGCGCGCAGGACCGGCCCCGCGCCGGCGTCGCCGCCCGCCTGCGGGCCGTCGCCGACGAGCTCGACCTGCTCGCCGCGCGCTGGACCCGCTTCGACCCGGCGTCCGACCTCGAGCGGCTCAACGACGACCCGCGCGACACCGTGCCCGTGCACCCGCTGCTCGGCCGGGCGATCGCCGCCGCGCTGTGGTGCCGCGAGCGCAGCGGCGGGCTCGTCGACCCGACCCTGGGCGCCCAGCTGGTCGCCGCCGGCTACGACCGCAGCTTCGCGCAGCTGCACGCCGCCGACGGCCGCGACGCCACCACCTCCCCGCGTGCGGGCGGGCCGCGACCGGACCGGCCGCATGTCACCGTCACCGCCGACCACCGCGCCGTCACCCGGCCGCCCGGGGTGCGGATCGACCTCGGCGGGACCGCGAAGGGCCTCGCCGCCGACCTCGCCGCGCGCCGCCTGCGCGACCTCGACCGCTACGCCGTCGACCTCGGCGGCGACGTCCGCGTCGGCGGCACCCGACGCGACCTGCCGCAGCAGGTGCTCGTCGCCGGCCCCGAGCCCGACGCCCCGGCGATCGCCCGCCTCACCATCGACCGGGGCGCCGTCGCCACCAGCACGATCGTCCGCCGCGCCTGGCGCGCCGCCGACGGGACCGTCGCCCACCACCTGCTCGACCCGCGCAGCGGCGCCCCCGCCGACACCGGCGTCGTGCAGGCCACCGCCCAGGCCCGGACCGCCCTCGAGGCCGAGCTGCTCGCCAAGCAGGCGCTGCTCGAGGGCCCCATCGCCGGGGCCGCGCTCTTGCGCGCCCGCCGTGGCGGCGTCCTCGTCCTGTCCGACCGCACCGTCCTGGAGATCCCCGCATGACCGTCGTCACCGACCACGCTTGGTGGCTCGCCTCCCGTGCCGCCGGGATCGTCGCGCTGCTCGCCATCACCGCCTCCGTGGGCCTCGGCCTGTGGGCGTCGATCCGCGCCCGGCGCCGCCCCGGCATGGCCGTCGCGATGCGCGGCGCCCACGAGCACCTCGCGCTCGTCGGCCTGATCTCGATCGGCCTGCACGGCGTCACCCTGCTCGGCGACCCGTACCTGCGGCCCGGCGTCGACGGGATCGCCGTCCCCTTCGC containing:
- a CDS encoding FAD:protein FMN transferase; this translates as MSDVWESLTVPTMGTRLTLVGGAQDRPRAGVAARLRAVADELDLLAARWTRFDPASDLERLNDDPRDTVPVHPLLGRAIAAALWCRERSGGLVDPTLGAQLVAAGYDRSFAQLHAADGRDATTSPRAGGPRPDRPHVTVTADHRAVTRPPGVRIDLGGTAKGLAADLAARRLRDLDRYAVDLGGDVRVGGTRRDLPQQVLVAGPEPDAPAIARLTIDRGAVATSTIVRRAWRAADGTVAHHLLDPRSGAPADTGVVQATAQARTALEAELLAKQALLEGPIAGAALLRARRGGVLVLSDRTVLEIPA
- a CDS encoding response regulator transcription factor; translated protein: MPGAQSLLVVEDEDSILQPLLRALARAGFEPTSARSVREATALIDRRSFDLVLLDLGLPDGDGRDVCRHLRRTSETPVIMLTARGAEIDRIVGLELGADDYVVKPFSSDELVARIRAVLRRSAGDAGTRRPQEAVTVAALQVDPAARTARVDDVELDLTRREFDLLFALARRAGSVAGREELFDEVWGTGWFGTGKTLDVHVAGLRRKLPPGAPPITTLRGVGYRMDVP